From the genome of Gemmatimonas phototrophica, one region includes:
- a CDS encoding shikimate kinase — translation MTSSTTQFDGHLVLVGLPGAGKSTMGRAVAKRLGRPFLDFDTEIELRTGRSVARFFAEQGEAAFRALEVALTRELAAAPPMVLAPGGGWVTNAGVIELLRPPGRIVHLRVSPEAAMRRISRSRIVRPLLQQADPEAKMRSLWEARAALYNRADYVVDVETLTTQQVTDSLVALAHEGTPGVG, via the coding sequence ATGACCTCTTCCACGACACAGTTTGACGGGCACCTGGTGCTGGTGGGGCTTCCCGGCGCCGGGAAGTCCACCATGGGGCGTGCGGTGGCCAAGCGGTTGGGGCGCCCGTTCCTGGACTTCGATACGGAGATAGAACTGCGTACCGGGCGCTCGGTGGCCCGCTTTTTTGCGGAACAGGGCGAGGCGGCGTTCCGGGCCCTCGAGGTCGCACTCACCCGGGAGCTCGCTGCCGCGCCGCCAATGGTTCTGGCACCTGGTGGCGGTTGGGTGACGAACGCTGGTGTCATAGAATTGCTGAGGCCGCCGGGACGAATTGTGCACCTTCGGGTATCCCCCGAAGCCGCCATGCGTCGTATCTCGCGGTCCCGGATTGTTCGGCCCTTGTTGCAGCAAGCGGATCCGGAGGCCAAAATGCGGAGCCTGTGGGAGGCCCGAGCCGCCCTCTATAATAGGGCCGATTACGTTGTTGATGTGGAAACTCTTACCACACAACAAGTTACAGATTCTCTGGTGGCGCTTGCCCATGAGGGGACGCCGGGGGTAGGTTAG
- the xerC gene encoding tyrosine recombinase XerC produces the protein MTTSEETVALPTEIGEFLTHLQKERDLSPNSVGAYTRDLREFSVWLAQTHGVGGWDWNELSRTSIRGYMAHLTRRGLAKRSIARQLSAVRSFYRWMHRDERVDINPARAVGSPRLPRTLPSYLDRQQADTLMQHATTRAQSLDFTDVRNLAMLELFYSSGLRLSELCGIDLSDLDLVSQQVKVRGKGRKERIVPLGDHAQRALRNYLVKRDALLLQLGGAKAGRLARGAVFLSARGTRISTRAVQHAMVTLLDAVGEGADLTTHSLRHTFATHMVDGGADLRAVQELLGHASISTTQIYTHTSVDRLKKVYRQAHPRA, from the coding sequence ATGACGACCTCGGAGGAGACCGTCGCGCTGCCCACGGAGATCGGGGAGTTTCTGACCCATCTCCAGAAGGAGCGCGATCTGTCTCCCAATTCCGTGGGCGCCTATACGCGCGACCTGCGGGAGTTCTCCGTCTGGCTGGCGCAAACCCACGGGGTAGGCGGGTGGGACTGGAATGAGCTGTCGCGTACAAGCATTCGCGGCTACATGGCGCATCTCACCCGGCGTGGGCTCGCCAAGCGCAGTATCGCGCGCCAGCTGTCGGCCGTACGCAGTTTCTACCGGTGGATGCACCGCGATGAACGCGTGGACATCAATCCTGCCCGCGCGGTGGGATCGCCGCGGTTGCCGCGCACCCTGCCGTCATACCTCGATCGGCAGCAAGCCGATACGCTCATGCAGCACGCCACCACCCGCGCGCAGAGTCTCGATTTCACCGATGTGCGCAACCTCGCCATGCTGGAGCTGTTCTACTCCAGCGGGCTGCGCCTCTCTGAGCTGTGCGGCATTGATCTGTCCGATCTCGACCTCGTGTCGCAGCAGGTCAAGGTGCGCGGCAAGGGGCGCAAGGAGCGTATCGTGCCGTTGGGCGATCACGCTCAGCGGGCGCTGCGCAATTACCTCGTGAAGCGCGACGCGCTGTTGTTGCAGTTGGGCGGCGCGAAAGCTGGGCGACTCGCCCGCGGCGCGGTCTTTCTGAGTGCCCGCGGCACCCGCATCAGCACGCGCGCGGTGCAGCACGCCATGGTCACGTTGCTCGATGCGGTGGGCGAAGGCGCCGACCTCACCACCCACTCGCTCCGCCATACCTTCGCCACGCACATGGTAGATGGTGGTGCTGATCTGCGCGCGGTACAGGAACTACTGGGGCACGCCAGCATCAGCACCACGCAGATCTACACGCACACCAGCGTCGATCGGTTGAAAAAGGTATACCGTCAGGCTCACCCTAGAGCGTAG
- a CDS encoding DUF494 family protein, with protein sequence MDDRWAPVLNELRERFAADTDVVEVEAYLSAKGYDRRQIGEILSLLYSDNAPSPTWGGADSEREPSLRVQGPHERGRFTTDAWGYLITLYASGAVTLNDFEQLVERALVHVDGRITLADVRALADDVGLDDGAMGGERPLIH encoded by the coding sequence ATGGACGATCGCTGGGCGCCGGTCTTGAACGAGTTACGGGAGCGTTTTGCTGCCGATACCGATGTCGTGGAGGTGGAAGCCTACCTCTCGGCGAAAGGATACGACCGGCGACAAATCGGTGAGATTCTTTCCTTGCTGTATAGCGATAATGCGCCGTCGCCCACTTGGGGCGGTGCCGACAGCGAACGTGAGCCGTCCCTGCGGGTGCAGGGGCCTCACGAGCGCGGCCGGTTTACCACGGATGCCTGGGGCTATCTCATCACGCTCTATGCGTCCGGCGCCGTGACCCTGAACGATTTCGAGCAACTGGTGGAACGCGCGCTCGTCCATGTTGACGGCCGCATCACCTTGGCGGATGTCCGTGCGCTGGCGGACGACGTCGGGTTGGATGATGGCGCCATGGGTGGCGAGCGTCCCCTGATTCACTGA
- the trmFO gene encoding methylenetetrahydrofolate--tRNA-(uracil(54)-C(5))-methyltransferase (FADH(2)-oxidizing) TrmFO: MTVHVIGGGLAGSEAAWQLAERGHDVVLHEMRPVRGTAAHRTEKLGELVCSNTFKSTEPSNAHGLLKAEMRTLGSLILACADEARVPGGSALTVDREIFSQGVHDHIHAHPRISVSREEVTEIPEVGIVATGPLTSDALAERIRARLGVESLAFYDAIAPVISLDSINQDVAFRASRWGKETMEGAGEEGAYLNCAFSKEEYEAFIDALTTADQFTAHEFDSVPYFEGCMPVEEMARRGRESLRFGPMKPIGLQDPRSTARPHAVVQLRQEDRAGRMWNLVGFQTRLRIPEQARVFRMIPGLADAEFLRFGSIHRNSYVNAPAALSPHLALRDAPTTLFAGQITGVEGYTESSATGLLAGINLSRLLRGEEPVVPPPSTMMGALYRYLREADPKHFQPMNANFGLLDDLEGVPAKVLKDKTKKRELFAERGLAQIAAWRDAHALTAATPVLG; the protein is encoded by the coding sequence GTGACCGTCCATGTGATTGGTGGCGGGCTCGCAGGCAGTGAGGCGGCGTGGCAACTCGCTGAACGCGGGCACGACGTGGTGCTCCATGAAATGCGCCCCGTGCGCGGCACGGCGGCGCACCGCACGGAAAAGCTGGGCGAGCTCGTCTGCTCCAATACGTTCAAGAGCACCGAGCCATCCAATGCGCACGGGCTGCTGAAGGCGGAAATGCGGACGCTGGGCTCGCTGATCCTGGCCTGTGCTGACGAAGCACGGGTGCCAGGAGGCAGCGCGCTGACGGTGGACCGCGAGATTTTTTCGCAGGGCGTGCACGATCACATTCACGCCCATCCGCGCATTTCAGTGTCGCGCGAAGAGGTCACCGAGATCCCTGAGGTCGGCATCGTTGCCACGGGGCCGCTCACCAGTGACGCGTTGGCTGAGCGCATCCGGGCGCGCCTCGGTGTGGAATCGCTGGCTTTTTACGACGCGATTGCCCCGGTCATTTCGCTCGACTCCATTAATCAGGATGTCGCTTTCCGGGCCTCGCGCTGGGGCAAGGAAACCATGGAAGGCGCAGGCGAAGAAGGGGCCTACCTCAACTGCGCGTTCAGCAAGGAGGAGTACGAGGCGTTCATCGACGCGCTCACGACCGCCGACCAGTTCACCGCGCACGAGTTCGACAGTGTGCCGTACTTCGAAGGGTGCATGCCCGTCGAAGAGATGGCCCGCCGTGGTCGGGAGTCGCTGCGCTTCGGACCCATGAAACCCATCGGGTTGCAGGATCCGCGCAGTACGGCCCGTCCGCATGCGGTGGTGCAGCTGCGGCAGGAAGATCGCGCCGGTCGCATGTGGAACCTCGTGGGCTTTCAGACGCGTTTGCGCATTCCCGAGCAGGCCCGTGTGTTTCGCATGATCCCGGGGCTCGCGGACGCGGAATTTCTGCGCTTTGGCAGCATTCACCGCAATTCGTACGTGAATGCTCCGGCGGCGTTGTCCCCGCATCTCGCACTGCGCGATGCACCAACGACGCTGTTCGCCGGGCAGATTACGGGTGTTGAAGGCTACACGGAAAGCAGTGCCACCGGCCTGCTGGCCGGCATCAATCTGTCGCGGCTCCTGAGGGGTGAGGAGCCGGTCGTGCCGCCGCCTTCCACCATGATGGGCGCGCTGTATCGGTATCTGCGCGAAGCCGATCCCAAGCACTTTCAGCCCATGAACGCCAACTTCGGTCTGCTCGACGACCTCGAAGGCGTACCGGCCAAAGTGCTCAAGGACAAAACAAAGAAGCGCGAACTGTTCGCTGAACGGGGGCTGGCGCAGATAGCGGCGTGGCGTGATGCCCACGCCCTGACGGCGGCAACGCCCGTCCTGGGATGA
- the topA gene encoding type I DNA topoisomerase: MPTKKAAPKTAKKATAKPAAKSAAKKAPAKKAAAKKSAVKKVASRKAAPVELEEELEPAPAGGTSLVIVESPAKAKTIGKYLGRGYTVRATVGHVRDLPAKKLGIDIDHGFAPEYVTIEGKEDILTDLKKIAKGAREIFIATDPDREGEAIGWHVEQYFTQPKRHAVSAPIRRVMFHEITKDAVHKSMAKPMDIDNKKVEAQQARRVLDRLVGYKASPVLWKTVKKGLSAGRVQTVALRLIVEREREIRAFTPVEYWSIAADLQKGQQPFSAKLHHVDGKKPEISTGAEADAILADLKGRKEFEVTEVKRRERRKNPAAPFTTSTLQQEAAKKLGFGSKRTMRLAQDLYEGIDVGIDGATGLITYMRTDSTRVSEDAANTAREALRSQFGEDFLSPQPQLYPSGKANAQDAHEGVRPTDPSRRPEQVQKYLTADQFKLYQLIWQRFMASQMAPAVFDTTTVDFDIATKGRQCLFRATGSVIKFQGFLALYREAREEGDSKALEDEQALPFLEMGEKVPVKAITPTQHFTEPPPRFSEASLVKELERLGIGRPSTYASIISVLAERRYVALEQRRFFPSELGETVEKVMVKKFPDLFDVHFTAKMELELDKIADGDANWIEVLGEEWSKIKKNLHDDDLPQLIGEAYDLSALETERCPECGGKLVAKGGFFGPFVACENHPKVCKYTRPIKGEKKPAELTKYMCQECGEPMVIRHGRSGDFLGCSKFPKCRGTRSMPTGVKCPKDGGEIAERRSKKRGKAFYGCENYPNCDFVVWDKPVAETCPECGYVGAEAKSNKTRGSFRKCLKCTNEWDVAAPDEAEVAEVA, translated from the coding sequence ATGCCAACAAAAAAGGCAGCACCCAAGACGGCGAAAAAAGCCACGGCCAAGCCCGCGGCCAAGTCCGCCGCCAAAAAGGCTCCCGCCAAAAAAGCGGCGGCCAAAAAGAGCGCGGTGAAAAAAGTGGCCTCGCGGAAGGCGGCTCCGGTGGAACTCGAGGAAGAGCTCGAGCCGGCACCGGCAGGCGGGACGTCGCTCGTTATCGTCGAGTCGCCGGCCAAGGCCAAGACCATCGGCAAGTACCTGGGGCGCGGCTACACCGTGCGCGCCACGGTCGGTCACGTCCGCGATCTGCCGGCCAAAAAGCTGGGGATCGATATCGATCACGGCTTTGCCCCCGAGTACGTCACGATCGAGGGCAAGGAGGACATCCTCACCGACCTCAAGAAAATCGCCAAGGGTGCGCGCGAGATCTTCATCGCGACCGACCCTGATCGCGAAGGGGAAGCCATCGGCTGGCACGTGGAGCAGTACTTCACGCAACCCAAGCGGCACGCGGTGTCGGCGCCCATTCGCCGGGTGATGTTCCACGAAATCACCAAGGATGCGGTGCACAAGTCCATGGCGAAACCCATGGACATCGACAACAAGAAAGTCGAAGCGCAGCAGGCACGCCGAGTGCTCGACCGACTGGTGGGATACAAGGCCAGTCCGGTGCTCTGGAAGACGGTGAAGAAGGGACTCAGCGCCGGTCGTGTGCAGACCGTCGCGCTCCGTCTCATTGTGGAGCGTGAACGCGAAATCCGCGCCTTCACCCCGGTTGAGTACTGGAGCATCGCCGCCGACCTGCAAAAGGGACAACAGCCGTTCTCGGCCAAGCTGCACCACGTGGACGGCAAGAAGCCCGAGATTTCCACCGGTGCCGAAGCCGACGCCATTCTCGCCGATCTCAAGGGACGAAAGGAATTCGAAGTCACCGAGGTCAAGCGGCGCGAGCGTCGCAAGAACCCGGCGGCACCATTCACCACGTCCACGCTGCAGCAGGAAGCCGCCAAGAAACTCGGGTTCGGCTCCAAGCGTACCATGCGGCTGGCGCAGGATCTGTACGAAGGCATCGATGTGGGTATTGATGGCGCGACGGGTCTCATTACGTACATGCGTACCGACTCCACGCGCGTCAGTGAGGATGCCGCCAACACCGCGCGCGAAGCATTGCGCTCGCAGTTCGGTGAAGACTTTCTGTCGCCGCAACCGCAGCTCTATCCCAGCGGCAAGGCCAACGCGCAGGATGCCCACGAAGGCGTACGTCCCACCGATCCCTCCCGTCGTCCGGAGCAGGTGCAGAAGTACCTGACCGCCGATCAGTTCAAGCTCTATCAGCTCATCTGGCAGCGCTTCATGGCGTCGCAGATGGCTCCGGCCGTCTTCGATACCACGACGGTCGATTTCGATATCGCCACGAAGGGCCGTCAGTGTCTGTTCCGCGCCACCGGTTCCGTCATCAAATTCCAGGGATTCCTCGCCCTCTACCGCGAAGCGCGCGAAGAAGGGGACTCCAAGGCGCTTGAAGACGAACAGGCGCTCCCGTTCCTCGAGATGGGCGAGAAGGTGCCCGTCAAGGCCATCACGCCCACGCAGCACTTCACCGAACCGCCGCCGCGATTCTCCGAAGCGTCGCTCGTAAAGGAACTCGAGCGGCTCGGTATCGGTCGCCCGTCCACCTACGCCAGCATCATCTCGGTGCTCGCCGAGCGACGCTATGTGGCGCTCGAGCAGCGACGGTTCTTCCCGTCGGAGTTGGGGGAAACGGTCGAAAAGGTCATGGTGAAGAAATTCCCCGACCTCTTCGATGTGCACTTCACCGCGAAGATGGAGTTGGAGCTCGACAAGATCGCCGATGGCGATGCCAACTGGATCGAAGTGCTCGGCGAAGAATGGTCGAAGATCAAGAAAAATCTGCACGACGACGATCTGCCGCAGCTCATCGGCGAGGCCTACGACCTTTCGGCGCTCGAGACGGAGCGCTGCCCGGAGTGCGGCGGCAAGCTCGTGGCCAAGGGCGGATTCTTCGGGCCGTTTGTGGCCTGCGAAAATCATCCCAAGGTCTGCAAATACACGCGCCCCATCAAGGGTGAGAAGAAGCCGGCCGAACTCACGAAGTACATGTGTCAGGAGTGCGGTGAGCCGATGGTCATCCGCCACGGGCGCTCCGGCGACTTCCTGGGGTGCAGCAAGTTCCCCAAGTGTCGCGGCACGCGCAGCATGCCCACCGGCGTGAAGTGTCCCAAGGATGGCGGGGAAATCGCCGAGCGTCGTTCCAAAAAACGCGGCAAGGCATTCTACGGCTGTGAGAACTATCCCAATTGCGATTTTGTGGTGTGGGATAAGCCGGTCGCCGAAACCTGCCCGGAATGCGGGTATGTGGGTGCCGAAGCCAAGTCCAACAAGACGCGCGGGTCCTTCCGGAAGTGCCTCAAGTGCACCAACGAGTGGGACGTGGCCGCGCCGGATGAGGCCGAAGTGGCTGAGGTGGCGTGA
- a CDS encoding threonine ammonia-lyase codes for MPPISFADITAARERLRPFFVPSPVRHYPLLDELVGYGIRVLVKHENHLPTGSFKVRNGTASITALTPEQAERGVIAATTGNHGLGLAWAGAARGVSVTICVPKGNNPEKNAGIRSFGATLMEVGDRYDDAVAACRTIAEQEHRTIVHSTNHREVLTGAGTMSVEFLEQAPELDAIVIALGGGSQAVGALVAGAELKPSFKVYAVQSQGASAQHDAWHDGVSRSGAPAQTFAEGIATGSTYDLTFDTLRGGLADFVLAGESMISQAVRDLWTITHNLAEGAGAAGLAGLRLLAPRLAGQTVGIVMCGGNLDAQRAATILAGGTPGV; via the coding sequence ATGCCTCCCATTTCCTTTGCCGATATCACGGCGGCGCGCGAGCGGCTGCGTCCGTTCTTTGTCCCTTCACCAGTTCGCCATTACCCCCTGCTTGACGAGTTGGTGGGGTATGGCATCCGGGTGCTGGTGAAGCATGAGAATCACCTGCCCACGGGCAGCTTCAAGGTGCGCAACGGTACGGCGTCCATTACGGCGCTCACGCCGGAGCAGGCCGAACGTGGAGTGATTGCGGCCACCACTGGCAACCATGGGCTGGGGCTGGCCTGGGCCGGGGCTGCGCGCGGTGTCTCCGTGACCATTTGTGTGCCCAAGGGGAACAACCCGGAGAAGAACGCGGGCATTCGCTCGTTTGGCGCCACGCTCATGGAAGTTGGCGATCGCTACGACGATGCGGTGGCGGCGTGCCGTACCATCGCCGAGCAGGAGCACCGCACCATCGTGCATTCCACCAATCATCGCGAGGTGTTGACCGGCGCGGGCACCATGAGCGTCGAATTTCTGGAACAGGCTCCAGAACTGGACGCCATCGTCATTGCGCTGGGAGGCGGCTCTCAAGCGGTGGGCGCACTGGTGGCGGGCGCCGAGCTCAAGCCGTCGTTCAAGGTGTACGCGGTACAAAGCCAGGGCGCGAGCGCGCAACACGATGCCTGGCACGACGGTGTTTCGCGCAGCGGTGCTCCGGCGCAGACGTTTGCCGAGGGGATCGCGACCGGCTCCACGTACGACTTGACCTTCGATACCCTTCGTGGTGGCCTCGCAGACTTTGTACTCGCCGGTGAATCGATGATCTCACAGGCGGTGCGGGATTTATGGACGATCACGCACAATCTTGCGGAAGGCGCAGGCGCGGCGGGATTGGCAGGGCTTCGCTTGCTGGCGCCGCGTCTGGCGGGTCAGACAGTCGGCATCGTGATGTGCGGCGGCAATCTTGATGCGCAGCGGGCCGCGACGATTCTGGCAGGGGGGACCCCGGGGGTGTAG